The genome window TGTTCGCCCCCGCCCTGAAATTAGACTGACACGTCAGTCTAGCCAAAACTTATCGAGATTGTAGGGTTTTGTCAACATTCCGGTGTGAAACTCCGCCCTGCCGGGGTCGAAGCCAGGAAACAATGGGTAAGCGGAGTCAGGCGACTCCGCCCAAACGGGGAACGCGGTCGCCACGTTATCCAAGCGCGTCAAGGGGGGCCGCTCGCCATCCGGTCAAGCGGAGGGACGCGCAGCAGTGTGAATCGTAGCAATGCCCGCGAGTAGGTTGTGATATCTCACCCCAGCGAACCCACCGGCAGCGAGGATCTCGGCAAATCGGGGTTGGTCCGGCCAGCGCCGGATGGACGTCGGCAGATACAAGTAGGCATCCCGATGACCGGCGACCAAACCTCCCAATCGCGGCACGACCGCAAAAGAATACCAGTCGTACAGCCCTCGGAGTATGCCGTTGGTCGGCCGGCTGAACTCGAGAATCGCAAGACGCCCGCCGGGCCGCAACACGCGCTGAATCTCCCGGAGAGCGATCTCGACGTGCCCGACGTTTCGGATCCCGAACCCAATCGTGGCCGCGTCGAAGGATGCGTCCGGAAACGGCAGGGCCTCGGCGTCACCTTGCACGAAGCAACAGCCACCAGCCCCTCGGAGCGCGCCGGCGCGTCGGCGGGCGACGCTGAGCATCCCCTCGCTGACATCCAGCCCCAACACCGTCCCGGTCGGTCCCACCCGTCTCGCCAGCAGAAAAGCGAGATCGCCTGTCCCACAACACACGTCGAGTGCGCGTCCACCGGTCGACGGGTCGAGCATTCTCACGGTCGCCCTCTTCCATCTCCGGTGCAGGCCCCCGGACAGCAGCGTGTTGACCAGATCGTAGCGCTGTGCGATGGCATCGAACATCCCGCGGACATACCGCGCCCTCTCGTCCTCAGGGATCAAACCGGATCCGACGAGTTCCCCGGCGGGATCCTGCGCATGTTTGGCGGCCACGCCGTACTGTTCCGTGGACACAAGCCGTTCCCCCTCCAGACACCGAGCCGTCACGCGTGTGGGCGTTCGCACGGTGTAGCCGCGCCACGGATCACCAACGTGACCGGTGACCGCGGCCCATGCCAACGATCTGGACGAGATGCAGCGCTTCCCTCGGGGGGCATGGATTTAGGGTGGACACTGCGGGCGTTCCACGACCGCGTGCTGTCGCACGGCTCCGTACCCGTGTCGCTCATCCGGACGGCCGCGGGCAAACGCCGATCCCGCGACGGTCAGCCGTTCACGGTGGCCAGCGGGTCGGAGTAATCACAGACGCCGTGCGTCGCCATCTGCCGCGCGGCGCGCGCGACCTCGTGATCGAGCTGTCGCAGTTGCGCCTCGAGCTGGGCATCGCGAGGCCGGCCCGCATCGTCGAACGCATGGGGCGCCCGCGGAATGGGCACGACGAGCGGAACGGCCCAGCCGCGCAGTGCCCGGACGACGAAGTCCATGGTGTTGACCGCCTGCAGCCGGTGTACGCCACCGGCCGTGCTGACCAAGCCGACGATTTTGTCGATGAGGTAGGGCGGGGTGAGGTCTCCCAGCACGTGCAGCCAATCGAGCGCGTTCTTGAACGCCCCGCTGATCGTCCCGTTGTAGAGGGGGCTGCTCCAGACGAGCCCGTGCGCCGCGTAGATCGTGTCAGAGAACGCGGCGGCCGACGCCGGCACGCGCGCAAACAGCCGGTAGAGCGCCAGCGCGACGAGGCAGATCACGACACCGAACCACCAGACGGCGCGCCATCGACCCCAACCGGCGAGCGCCGGCGCCACGTTGAACATCACGGCGGCGCCGAGGGGCACCGACGTGGCCCAAATGCCCATGGGGATGCCTCGCGACTCGGGGGGAAACCACAGGGCGATCACGGTCGGCGCGACCACGGAGACCAACCCGAGACCGAGCCCTTCGATCGCCCGGCCTAGGAGCACCACTCCGAAGCTTCCCGCCAGCGCCCCAACGACGCCCCCCACGGCCACACTACCGATCGCGATGGCCCCCACCGTCCGCGGGCCGAACCAATGCAGGATATAGCCCGAGCGCAACGCCAGCACGGCACCCGTGTCGCATACACCTCGCCTCCCCAAAAAAGTAGACTACTCTACGGGGTATAGTACTGTCCATCGAGCCCAGACCTGATTTGTTCGCCTGTGGGAGAGCCCTCGCGTCCACCATTCATGTCCGACCGAATCTTCACGAGAGCGGCACCGCAGAGTCACGGACCTGCAGTACGCTGCGAGTTGCAGGAGATCTTCGAACAACTGAGTGCGAGAGTGCGCAAGCCGCCGCGATGAGGAGGACGATGTCCCGACCACAGATCATTTCCCGCCCGATAGGCTACCACCGCCCCTCGATGCGACCTTTCTCTGCGTGGCGCGCTGGATCGTGTCAACACCGGGTTAGAGGTGACCCACCTCCGCCGCTTTTGAATTGACCCACCCCCCCGGGGCCGCCTCGTGGCCGGCCGCCAGTTTAGAATTGACCTTGGTGATCCAGGGTAACGACCGGCCAATGGCCTCGCGGCCCGCGACGAGATAGCAGCGGTAGCCTGGCCTCCGTCCGGTTATTCGACTCGGACACGCCGAAGGCGCCGGGCACGCGCCGCAGTCTCCGCCCGCGCGATCGCGTGGTCGAGCACGTCGCGGATTGCGAGGAGCACTTCCCGCCGGGCCTGGCGGAGATGTGTACGTGCGGCGGGCGGCACGAACTCGTTAAGCGTCCGCAGGATGCGCTCTCCCTCCGCCGTGCGTACCCTGCGCGGCCGTGACCGTCGGGTCTGCTTAGTGGCCATCTGCACCTGCCTCCTTCGCAAACGTGACAAGCAGCCGGTCGTTCTCCAAGCGCGCGCCCGTTGCCGCGAGTGACGCGAGCGTGCGGGGGAGGGTGAGGGTGCGCTTGTAGTCGCCGATCCGGACGATGAGCTCTGCTCCCTTCTGCGACACGTCCACCGCGCCCTTCTCGACGAACGGCGCGGCGAGCGATAGCACGTAGCGGCCGTCGCAGCGTTGGATCCGCTGCGGCGCCCCCATATAGAGTCGCGCCGTTGGGTCCCGGTCGCCATAGAGCTTGCGGCCGGCTTCCATCAGGGGCTTGCGGCCCACGACCTCGCGGTCGGCGAGCGGCAGCTCGAGGATCGGCAGCGGCGCAAAGCCCTCCTGCACCATGGCCCGATAGCGCGCTTGCGCCTCGATCCACGGCCGCAAGAACCGGCCGTCCGCATCCGGGGGCAGGACGCGGTTCACGATCGCGGCGTCGGTACCATAGCCGAACAGGCTGAAGTACGTGTAGGCCCGTTGGGCTTCCTTGATGACCATCTTCTCGAGGTTGAGCACGATGCGAATCGATGTCACGGCCGGGTCCGCGAGCAAGCCGTGCATCTCGTCCACGTTCAGAACCAGCTCCTTGACCGCTTCAAACACCTCGTCGGTCGGGAGCGGGATCTCGACGAATCGCTGGACCACCGGCCGGGTGAGGCGGACCAGCGCCCGCTGGATCGGAAACAGCTTCTCGAGCCACCAGCGCGCCATCTCCGGGAAGCTCAGCAACTGCATCGTCTCCCCGGTCGGCGCACAGTCCACGATGATGACGTCGAACCGGTCTCCACGCGCCAGCGCGGTGAGCTGCATCAGGCTCGCGATCTCTTCCATGCCGGGCAGGTTGGCGAGCTCC of bacterium contains these proteins:
- a CDS encoding ArsA family ATPase, with amino-acid sequence MRIILYTGKGGVGKTTVSAATALAAAARGYRTLVVSTDAAHSLSDSLDTAIGHEVRRIGPNLWGQEIDALHQLEKYWGVLRRYITSVMRAHGLDDVVAEELANLPGMEEIASLMQLTALARGDRFDVIIVDCAPTGETMQLLSFPEMARWWLEKLFPIQRALVRLTRPVVQRFVEIPLPTDEVFEAVKELVLNVDEMHGLLADPAVTSIRIVLNLEKMVIKEAQRAYTYFSLFGYGTDAAIVNRVLPPDADGRFLRPWIEAQARYRAMVQEGFAPLPILELPLADREVVGRKPLMEAGRKLYGDRDPTARLYMGAPQRIQRCDGRYVLSLAAPFVEKGAVDVSQKGAELIVRIGDYKRTLTLPRTLASLAATGARLENDRLLVTFAKEAGADGH
- a CDS encoding MFS transporter, with amino-acid sequence MLALRSGYILHWFGPRTVGAIAIGSVAVGGVVGALAGSFGVVLLGRAIEGLGLGLVSVVAPTVIALWFPPESRGIPMGIWATSVPLGAAVMFNVAPALAGWGRWRAVWWFGVVICLVALALYRLFARVPASAAAFSDTIYAAHGLVWSSPLYNGTISGAFKNALDWLHVLGDLTPPYLIDKIVGLVSTAGGVHRLQAVNTMDFVVRALRGWAVPLVVPIPRAPHAFDDAGRPRDAQLEAQLRQLDHEVARAARQMATHGVCDYSDPLATVNG
- the ubiE gene encoding bifunctional demethylmenaquinone methyltransferase/2-methoxy-6-polyprenyl-1,4-benzoquinol methylase UbiE, with the protein product MSTEQYGVAAKHAQDPAGELVGSGLIPEDERARYVRGMFDAIAQRYDLVNTLLSGGLHRRWKRATVRMLDPSTGGRALDVCCGTGDLAFLLARRVGPTGTVLGLDVSEGMLSVARRRAGALRGAGGCCFVQGDAEALPFPDASFDAATIGFGIRNVGHVEIALREIQRVLRPGGRLAILEFSRPTNGILRGLYDWYSFAVVPRLGGLVAGHRDAYLYLPTSIRRWPDQPRFAEILAAGGFAGVRYHNLLAGIATIHTAARPSA